One genomic window of Oleomonas cavernae includes the following:
- a CDS encoding dienelactone hydrolase family protein, giving the protein MAGFARRLVDAGFAVYMPQLFGTPMKRITPGYVLNSLARVCVSRQFRALAANESSPILDWLRALARQAHQDCGGRGVGAIGMCFTGNFALGLMLDAPILAPVLSQPSLPFPIGKARKGGLHASPREIAAAHDKIEREGARILGLRFKGDPMCPGERFTRLREEFGDAFEGIEIAAKHANPKAPKPAHSVLTNHLIDEAGQPTRAALDRTIAFLNQQLRVAA; this is encoded by the coding sequence GTGGCGGGCTTTGCCCGGCGCCTGGTCGATGCCGGCTTCGCCGTCTACATGCCGCAATTGTTCGGCACGCCGATGAAGCGGATCACGCCCGGCTATGTGCTGAACTCCCTCGCCCGGGTCTGCGTCAGCCGGCAGTTCCGTGCCCTGGCGGCCAACGAGTCGAGCCCGATCCTCGACTGGCTGCGGGCCCTGGCGCGCCAGGCCCACCAGGACTGCGGCGGCAGGGGCGTGGGCGCCATCGGCATGTGCTTCACCGGCAATTTCGCCTTGGGGCTGATGCTGGATGCCCCGATCCTGGCCCCGGTCCTCTCGCAGCCCTCCCTGCCCTTCCCGATCGGCAAGGCGCGCAAGGGCGGCCTGCATGCCTCGCCTCGCGAGATCGCCGCCGCCCATGACAAGATCGAGCGCGAGGGCGCCCGCATCCTGGGCCTGCGCTTCAAGGGCGACCCGATGTGCCCGGGCGAGCGCTTTACCCGCCTGCGCGAGGAGTTCGGCGATGCCTTCGAAGGCATCGAGATCGCCGCCAAGCACGCCAACCCCAAGGCGCCCAAGCCGGCCCACAGCGTGCTGACCAACCACCTGATCGACGAGGCCGGCCAGCCCACCCGCGCCGCCCTGGACCGCACCATCGCCTTCCTCAACCAGCAGCTGAGGGTTGCGGCCTGA
- a CDS encoding ATP-binding protein translates to MYERFVERRAAEALSDTPVVLVVGPRRAGKTTLVRKMGGPGRTYVTLDDQTALDAARSDPVGFIRGLDRAIIDEIQRVPDLLLAIKKTVDEDYRPGRFLLTGSANVLTLPRVADSLAGRMETIQMLPLARAEVEGTTTTFLERLFAGKLRGDPGAITGDDLVKLVLLGAFPRPSAGKASGGARIGHART, encoded by the coding sequence ATGTACGAACGGTTCGTGGAGCGGCGGGCGGCGGAGGCCCTTTCGGACACCCCGGTGGTCCTGGTCGTGGGGCCGCGCCGGGCCGGCAAGACCACACTTGTCCGGAAGATGGGAGGGCCAGGCCGGACCTATGTCACGCTCGACGACCAGACGGCACTCGATGCCGCACGGTCCGATCCAGTCGGCTTCATTCGAGGCCTCGACCGGGCCATCATCGACGAGATCCAGCGCGTTCCCGACCTGCTGCTGGCGATCAAGAAGACGGTCGATGAGGACTACCGCCCCGGCCGCTTCCTGCTGACTGGTTCCGCCAATGTGCTCACCCTGCCCCGCGTCGCCGACAGCTTGGCGGGCCGAATGGAAACCATCCAGATGCTGCCGCTGGCCCGGGCGGAAGTGGAAGGAACGACAACGACCTTCCTGGAGCGCTTATTCGCGGGCAAGCTGCGGGGTGATCCGGGAGCGATCACTGGGGATGATCTGGTCAAACTCGTACTCCTCGGGGCTTTCCCGAGGCCATCAGCCGGGAAAGCGAGCGGCGGCGCCAGGATTGGGCACGCTCGTACCTGA
- a CDS encoding DUF4143 domain-containing protein, translating into MPKFVRLLAEHSGQLVNYSQFGSSINVSHKTGQRYVGLLEQVFLIATVQPWFTNALKRIAKTPKLHFLDSGILATARGLTLDRVRGDRSTFGSLLESFVFSEVSKLMTGADSRLRLYHFRDQQLNEVDLLLERDDGMIAGIEVKASATVRSSDFAGLRTLAGACGNRFAFGAVLYDGPDLVPFGDKLAAAPISTLWS; encoded by the coding sequence TTGCCGAAATTCGTCCGCCTTCTGGCCGAGCATTCGGGCCAGTTGGTCAACTATTCACAGTTCGGCTCCAGCATAAACGTCAGCCACAAGACGGGGCAGCGCTATGTCGGGCTGCTGGAGCAGGTGTTCCTGATCGCGACGGTGCAGCCCTGGTTCACCAATGCGCTGAAGCGGATCGCCAAGACGCCGAAGCTGCATTTTCTCGATTCCGGCATACTGGCCACGGCACGAGGACTGACCCTCGACCGGGTGAGGGGCGACCGCAGTACCTTCGGATCGCTCCTGGAAAGCTTCGTGTTCTCCGAGGTATCCAAACTTATGACGGGCGCCGATTCACGGCTGAGGCTTTATCATTTCCGCGATCAGCAACTGAACGAGGTTGACCTTTTGTTGGAGCGCGACGACGGGATGATCGCGGGGATCGAGGTGAAGGCGAGCGCCACCGTGAGATCCAGCGACTTCGCTGGGCTCAGGACGTTGGCCGGCGCTTGCGGCAATCGCTTTGCCTTTGGCGCCGTCCTCTATGACGGCCCGGACCTTGTCCCCTTTGGCGACAAACTTGCGGCGGCCCCAATATCAACTTTATGGAGCTGA
- a CDS encoding VOC family protein has translation MGVALNHTIVWCNDQQKSADFLTGILGLPPARRFFHFLVVDLDNGVSLDFYQIEGEIRLQHYAFLIGEDDFDAIYARVLARGLDYWADPMRQRPKEISHNDGGRGFYFDDPDGHFLEVLTRPYGSGG, from the coding sequence ATGGGCGTCGCGCTCAACCACACCATCGTCTGGTGCAACGACCAGCAAAAATCGGCCGATTTCCTGACCGGGATCCTGGGCCTGCCGCCGGCCCGGCGCTTCTTTCATTTCCTGGTGGTCGACCTCGACAACGGGGTTTCCCTCGATTTCTACCAGATCGAGGGCGAGATCCGCCTCCAGCACTATGCCTTCCTCATCGGCGAAGACGATTTCGATGCCATCTACGCGCGGGTTCTCGCCCGCGGCCTCGACTATTGGGCCGACCCGATGCGCCAGCGGCCCAAGGAAATCAGCCACAATGACGGCGGCCGGGGCTTCTACTTCGACGATCCCGACGGCCACTTCCTCGAAGTCCTCACCCGGCCCTACGGCAGCGGGGGCTGA
- a CDS encoding thermonuclease family protein — protein sequence MNRGFVAVLGIVTALSATAAAQDAVPGAPQILSPQPPAPQLQAPPMPATPVPPPTTPDAAVAIKPPLETLQGDAIAIDGFTIDMGEIAGARRRLRLISIDAPELVTPAGINARRVLDDLLAKGPVECTLTGDRLYQREIARCNGADGKDLGEALLRTGVVTTARHSMVGQPWAAAYIAAEHAGLDARRAAAAAVPAAAAAAASAAARETPVSVVVTAPQAPPLSFWDRNTRSEVLAAWAQAIGTIAAVFGIGFVAARQRR from the coding sequence ATGAACCGTGGTTTCGTGGCAGTACTGGGCATTGTGACGGCGCTGTCGGCAACCGCGGCGGCGCAGGATGCCGTGCCCGGCGCGCCGCAGATCCTGTCGCCCCAGCCCCCCGCCCCGCAACTCCAGGCACCACCGATGCCGGCAACGCCGGTGCCGCCGCCGACCACGCCGGATGCGGCGGTCGCTATCAAGCCGCCGTTGGAAACGCTGCAGGGCGACGCCATCGCCATCGACGGCTTCACCATCGACATGGGCGAGATCGCGGGCGCGCGCCGGCGCTTGCGCCTGATCTCGATCGATGCGCCCGAACTGGTGACCCCGGCGGGGATCAATGCCCGCCGCGTGCTCGACGATCTCCTGGCCAAGGGACCGGTCGAGTGCACTTTGACCGGCGACCGCCTGTATCAGCGCGAGATCGCCCGCTGCAACGGCGCCGACGGCAAGGACCTGGGCGAGGCGCTGCTGCGCACCGGGGTGGTGACCACCGCCCGCCATTCCATGGTCGGCCAGCCCTGGGCCGCGGCCTATATCGCGGCCGAGCACGCGGGCCTGGATGCCCGCCGGGCAGCAGCCGCTGCCGTGCCGGCCGCCGCCGCGGCGGCCGCCTCGGCGGCAGCGCGTGAGACCCCCGTTTCGGTGGTCGTGACCGCGCCGCAGGCGCCGCCGCTGTCGTTCTGGGACCGCAACACCCGGAGCGAGGTACTGGCCGCCTGGGCGCAGGCGATCGGCACCATCGCCGCCGTTTTCGGCATCGGCTTCGTCGCCGCGCGCCAGCGCCGCTAG
- a CDS encoding LysR family transcriptional regulator, with the protein MHISRIDLNLLVVLDAIFAEGGITKASHKLNLTQPAVSHALGRLRDVFGDPLFVRDGRNLTPTPFARNLIGPVRQSLRGIEIALAEVEHFDPATSRRRFVIGVRDFLEARALPPLMKRLSELAPAIDIAAIHVERRVLEGELASGRLDAALDIWLAPPDYIQRVRVIDDDFVVLVRQDHPAIQGSIDLDSYLALDHIQVSARTTGPGMEDIELARLGLSRHIRLRCQHFFAGCRAVSQTDMALTMAEHYARIANEQFGNQILPFPLESPGLDAYLYWHANVENDPANRWLRAQIQHVLS; encoded by the coding sequence ATGCATATAAGCCGGATCGACCTGAATCTGCTGGTGGTGCTCGACGCGATCTTTGCCGAGGGCGGCATCACCAAGGCCAGCCACAAGCTGAACCTGACCCAGCCGGCGGTCAGCCATGCCCTGGGCCGCCTGCGCGATGTCTTTGGCGACCCGCTGTTCGTGCGCGACGGCCGCAACCTTACCCCCACGCCTTTTGCCCGCAACCTGATCGGCCCGGTGCGGCAATCCCTGCGCGGGATCGAGATCGCCCTGGCGGAGGTCGAGCATTTCGATCCCGCCACCTCGCGGCGCCGCTTCGTCATCGGCGTGCGTGATTTTCTCGAGGCCCGCGCCCTGCCGCCGCTGATGAAGCGGCTCAGCGAACTGGCGCCGGCCATCGACATCGCCGCGATCCACGTCGAGCGCCGGGTGCTGGAGGGGGAACTGGCTTCCGGCCGGCTCGATGCCGCACTCGACATCTGGCTGGCGCCGCCCGACTACATTCAGCGGGTGCGGGTGATCGACGACGACTTCGTCGTCCTGGTGCGCCAGGACCATCCGGCGATCCAGGGCAGCATCGATCTGGACAGCTATCTGGCGCTCGACCATATCCAGGTCAGCGCGCGCACCACGGGGCCGGGGATGGAGGATATCGAACTGGCCAGGCTGGGCCTCAGCCGGCACATCAGGCTGCGCTGCCAGCACTTCTTCGCCGGCTGCCGGGCGGTCAGTCAGACCGATATGGCCCTGACCATGGCCGAGCACTATGCCCGCATCGCCAACGAGCAGTTCGGCAACCAGATCCTGCCGTTCCCCTTGGAGTCACCAGGGCTGGACGCCTATCTCTATTGGCACGCCAATGTCGAAAACGATCCCGCCAACCGCTGGCTGCGGGCGCAGATCCAGCATGTCCTGAGCTAG
- a CDS encoding histidine phosphatase family protein, which yields MGEVYLVRHGQASFGAADYDQLSDLGHAQARHLGAWFGDCGLHFGRVVTGSLRRHKETAAGVLETLPAPLAPPQPEIDVGFNEYDHTEILTRHCPALADPAETKLILAKASSPGRAVQRIFTEAMQRWLSSRHDDDYTESWNAFRGRCLKALWRLAENAGEARRIVVFTSGGPIAAICQSLLDLPDHRMIELNQSIVNSAVTKLLCQPGRVSLSYLNNFAHLERAGSPDAISYR from the coding sequence ATGGGAGAGGTCTATCTGGTTCGGCATGGCCAGGCGTCGTTCGGCGCCGCGGACTACGACCAGCTGTCCGACCTCGGCCATGCCCAGGCCCGGCACCTCGGCGCCTGGTTCGGCGATTGCGGCCTGCACTTCGGCCGGGTGGTCACCGGCAGCCTGCGCCGCCACAAGGAAACCGCCGCCGGCGTGCTGGAGACCCTGCCCGCCCCGCTGGCGCCGCCGCAGCCCGAAATCGACGTGGGCTTCAATGAATACGACCACACCGAAATCCTGACCCGCCACTGTCCGGCCCTGGCCGACCCGGCGGAGACCAAGCTCATCCTGGCCAAGGCCAGCAGCCCGGGCCGCGCCGTGCAGCGGATCTTCACCGAGGCCATGCAGCGCTGGCTGAGCAGCCGCCACGATGATGATTACACCGAGAGCTGGAACGCGTTCCGTGGCCGCTGCCTGAAGGCCTTGTGGCGCCTGGCGGAGAATGCGGGCGAGGCCCGCCGCATCGTCGTCTTCACCTCAGGCGGGCCGATCGCGGCGATCTGCCAGTCGCTGCTGGACCTGCCCGACCACCGCATGATCGAGCTCAACCAGTCGATCGTGAACAGCGCGGTGACCAAGCTCCTGTGCCAGCCCGGCCGGGTCAGCCTCAGCTATCTCAACAATTTCGCCCATCTCGAACGCGCCGGCTCGCCCGACGCCATCAGCTATCGCTAA
- a CDS encoding SDR family NAD(P)-dependent oxidoreductase, whose amino-acid sequence MQELAGKVAVITGAASGFGRELAILCAEADMKLVLADRNEAGMATTVEMLPSPHVPVLAVTCDVSRPQDLENLAERTWEKFGAAHLLFNNAGIAVAGPTWTTTLDEWKWVLDVNLMGVVHGIRSFVPRMLAQGGEAHVVNTASAAGLVSPKGSSVYCVSKHGVVTLSECLYHELREAESSIGVSVLCPAFVDTGIAHSDQTRPEGTAANPLSQRYAEQVRRATKAGKLSAADVARITLEGVRAGRFYILPHKAIKRAIETRMQDILEDRVPTDTTPRP is encoded by the coding sequence GTGCAGGAACTGGCGGGCAAGGTTGCGGTCATCACGGGGGCGGCCAGCGGTTTCGGCCGCGAATTGGCGATTTTATGCGCGGAAGCCGACATGAAGCTGGTGCTGGCCGATCGCAACGAGGCCGGCATGGCCACGACCGTCGAGATGCTGCCCAGCCCCCACGTGCCGGTGCTCGCCGTGACGTGCGACGTCTCCCGCCCGCAGGACCTGGAAAACCTGGCCGAGCGGACCTGGGAGAAATTCGGCGCCGCCCACCTTCTGTTCAACAACGCCGGCATCGCCGTGGCCGGGCCGACCTGGACCACCACGCTGGACGAATGGAAATGGGTGCTGGACGTCAACCTGATGGGCGTCGTCCACGGCATCCGCAGCTTCGTGCCCCGCATGCTGGCGCAAGGGGGCGAGGCCCATGTGGTCAACACCGCTTCCGCCGCCGGGCTGGTGTCGCCCAAGGGCTCCAGCGTCTATTGCGTCAGCAAGCATGGCGTCGTCACCCTGTCGGAATGCCTGTACCACGAGCTGCGCGAGGCTGAATCCTCGATCGGCGTCTCGGTCCTGTGCCCGGCCTTCGTCGACACCGGCATCGCCCATTCCGACCAGACGCGGCCCGAAGGCACTGCCGCCAATCCGCTGTCGCAGCGCTATGCCGAACAGGTCCGCCGCGCCACCAAGGCCGGCAAGCTGAGTGCCGCCGACGTCGCCCGCATCACCCTGGAAGGCGTGCGCGCCGGCCGCTTCTACATCCTGCCCCACAAGGCCATCAAACGCGCGATCGAGACCCGGATGCAGGACATCCTGGAAGACCGCGTGCCCACCGACACCACGCCCCGCCCCTGA
- a CDS encoding acyl-CoA dehydrogenase, with translation MNFEYSAKVQDLMERVSSFMDRHVYPNEHVFEEQVNEGSRWEPTRIIEELKEKAKAEGLWNLFLPESELGAGLTNLEYAPLCEIMGRVVWSPEVFNCSAPDTGNMEVLARYGTAEQKEQWLKPLLEGKIRSCFAMTEPDVASSDATNIESSIQRQGDTYVINGRKWWSSGANDPRCKVFIFMGKTDPRNPNRHAQQSMIIVPRETAGVKILRHLPVFGYDDAPHGHGEVLFENVRVPLSNMLLGEGRGFEIAQGRLGPGRIHHCMRLIGLAERALERMCKRAKSRIAFGKTVAEQTVTLERIAESRILIDQARYLVLAAADKMDRFGNKVAAKEIAMIKVAAPNMACKVIDWAIQVHGGGGVSNDFGLAYAYAGARTLRLADGPDEVHRNQIGKMELKRVQ, from the coding sequence ATGAATTTCGAATATTCGGCCAAGGTCCAGGACCTGATGGAGCGCGTCAGCAGCTTCATGGACCGTCACGTCTACCCCAACGAGCACGTCTTCGAGGAACAGGTGAACGAGGGCAGCCGCTGGGAGCCCACGCGCATCATCGAGGAGCTGAAGGAAAAGGCCAAGGCCGAGGGCCTGTGGAACCTGTTCCTGCCCGAAAGCGAGCTGGGCGCCGGCCTCACCAACCTCGAATACGCGCCCTTGTGCGAGATCATGGGCCGCGTCGTGTGGTCGCCGGAAGTGTTCAACTGCTCGGCGCCCGACACCGGCAACATGGAAGTGCTGGCGCGCTATGGCACCGCGGAACAGAAGGAGCAGTGGCTGAAGCCCTTGCTGGAGGGAAAAATCCGCTCGTGCTTCGCCATGACCGAGCCCGACGTCGCCTCGTCGGATGCGACCAACATCGAAAGCTCGATTCAGCGCCAGGGCGATACTTACGTCATCAACGGCCGCAAGTGGTGGTCGTCGGGCGCTAACGATCCGCGCTGCAAGGTCTTCATCTTCATGGGCAAGACCGACCCGCGCAACCCCAACCGTCACGCCCAGCAGTCGATGATCATCGTGCCGCGCGAGACCGCCGGCGTGAAGATCCTGCGCCACCTGCCGGTGTTCGGCTATGACGATGCCCCGCACGGCCATGGCGAGGTGCTGTTCGAGAATGTCCGCGTGCCCTTGTCCAACATGCTGCTGGGCGAAGGCCGCGGCTTCGAGATCGCCCAAGGGCGCCTGGGGCCTGGCCGCATCCACCACTGCATGCGCCTGATCGGCCTGGCCGAGCGGGCGCTGGAGCGGATGTGCAAACGGGCGAAGAGCCGCATCGCCTTCGGCAAGACCGTGGCCGAGCAGACCGTGACCCTGGAGCGTATCGCCGAGTCCCGCATCCTGATCGACCAGGCGCGTTACCTGGTGCTGGCGGCGGCCGACAAGATGGACCGCTTCGGCAACAAGGTGGCGGCCAAGGAAATCGCCATGATCAAGGTGGCTGCCCCCAACATGGCCTGCAAGGTCATCGACTGGGCGATCCAGGTCCATGGCGGCGGCGGCGTCAGCAACGACTTCGGCCTGGCCTATGCCTATGCCGGCGCCCGCACCCTGCGCCTGGCCGACGGCCCGGACGAGGTGCACCGCAACCAGATCGGCAAGATGGAACTGAAACGCGTGCAGTAA
- a CDS encoding SDR family oxidoreductase: MSVKQLFDLTGQVALITGGSRGLGLQMAEALGEMGARIAIAARKPHELAAAEAALAPKGIEVFSVPCDLGDIAAKPAERLTTAVLERFGRIDILINNAGASWGAPAEDHPAEAWRKVMTLNVDAAFYLAQEVGKRAMIPQGGGKIVNIASVAGLGGNPPNLNMFTIAYNTSKGAMVNFTRALAAEWGRYNINVNAICPGFFPSKMSQGLLDRFEKEVLAATPLGRLGGDEDLKGAAVYFASAASRHVTGQILAVDGGTAVV; the protein is encoded by the coding sequence ATGAGCGTGAAGCAACTGTTCGACCTGACCGGCCAGGTCGCCCTGATCACCGGCGGCTCGCGCGGCCTAGGCCTGCAGATGGCCGAGGCGCTGGGCGAGATGGGGGCCAGGATCGCCATCGCCGCGCGCAAGCCGCACGAGCTGGCGGCGGCCGAGGCCGCCCTCGCGCCCAAGGGCATCGAGGTCTTCTCGGTGCCCTGCGACCTGGGCGATATCGCCGCCAAGCCAGCCGAGAGGCTGACCACGGCGGTGCTGGAGCGTTTCGGCCGCATCGACATCCTGATCAACAATGCGGGGGCGAGCTGGGGCGCGCCGGCCGAGGATCATCCGGCCGAGGCCTGGCGCAAGGTCATGACCCTGAATGTCGACGCCGCCTTCTACCTGGCCCAGGAAGTCGGCAAGCGCGCCATGATCCCGCAAGGCGGCGGCAAGATCGTCAACATCGCCTCGGTCGCCGGCCTGGGCGGTAACCCGCCCAATCTCAACATGTTCACCATCGCCTACAACACCAGCAAGGGCGCCATGGTGAACTTCACCCGGGCGCTGGCCGCCGAATGGGGGCGCTACAACATCAATGTCAACGCGATCTGCCCGGGCTTCTTCCCCTCGAAGATGTCGCAGGGCCTGCTCGACCGCTTCGAGAAGGAAGTGCTGGCGGCAACGCCCCTGGGCCGCCTGGGCGGCGACGAGGATTTGAAGGGGGCGGCGGTCTATTTCGCCTCCGCCGCGTCGCGGCATGTAACCGGCCAGATCCTGGCCGTCGATGGCGGCACCGCCGTGGTCTGA
- a CDS encoding transposase — MKQLYWLDDEAWQRVEPLLPSGGRGAPRVDDRRVISGILHMLHTGGRWRDWPTGHYGPYATVCNRYARWRKQGLWSRIHATAVPAVMSRHAQNS, encoded by the coding sequence ATGAAGCAGCTCTACTGGCTCGACGATGAAGCATGGCAGCGGGTCGAACCGCTGTTGCCGTCCGGCGGACGCGGGGCCCCCCGCGTCGACGACCGGCGGGTGATCAGCGGCATTCTGCACATGCTGCATACCGGCGGGCGCTGGCGCGACTGGCCGACGGGCCACTACGGCCCCTATGCCACCGTGTGCAATCGCTATGCCCGCTGGCGCAAGCAGGGCCTGTGGTCGCGCATCCACGCCACGGCCGTGCCCGCCGTCATGTCGAGGCATGCACAGAATTCATAA
- a CDS encoding alpha/beta fold hydrolase, with translation MTTAPDPSAAPSKFLLALEARAFFELGAYVAAWPLYNLAAKGDGHPVMTLPGLAGDDPSTYALRSFLRGRGYRAHGWHAGRNTGKVELLEPLLERLHKLNTRYGRPVSLIGWSAGGLFARELAKQAPKAVRQVITLGSPFAGNPRASNARRVYEWLSGKKDDDPALSERLRGTPPVPTTCIFTRTDGVVPWQRCVEVPGDQVENIEVEGSHSGLGHNPVVLFAIADRLAQKEGLWTPFDRRGLRSFFYPDPQRRAPSLAPAE, from the coding sequence ATGACAACCGCACCAGATCCGTCGGCAGCACCCTCCAAATTCCTCCTGGCCCTGGAGGCGCGGGCCTTCTTCGAGCTTGGCGCCTATGTCGCGGCCTGGCCCCTCTATAATCTGGCCGCCAAGGGCGATGGCCACCCGGTGATGACCCTGCCCGGCCTGGCGGGTGACGATCCCAGCACCTATGCCTTGCGCAGCTTTCTGCGCGGCCGCGGCTACCGCGCCCATGGCTGGCATGCCGGGCGCAACACCGGCAAGGTCGAGCTGCTGGAGCCGCTGCTGGAACGCCTGCACAAGCTCAACACCCGCTATGGCCGCCCGGTCAGCCTGATCGGCTGGAGTGCCGGCGGCCTGTTCGCGCGCGAATTGGCCAAGCAGGCCCCCAAGGCCGTGCGCCAGGTGATCACCCTGGGCAGCCCCTTTGCCGGCAACCCGCGCGCCTCCAATGCCCGCCGCGTCTATGAATGGCTGAGCGGCAAGAAGGACGACGACCCGGCCCTGTCGGAGCGCCTGCGCGGCACCCCGCCGGTGCCCACCACCTGCATCTTCACCCGCACCGACGGTGTCGTGCCCTGGCAGCGCTGCGTCGAGGTGCCGGGCGACCAGGTCGAGAACATCGAGGTCGAAGGCAGCCATTCGGGCCTGGGTCACAACCCCGTGGTGCTGTTCGCCATCGCCGACCGGCTGGCCCAGAAGGAGGGCCTGTGGACCCCGTTCGACCGGCGCGGGCTCCGCTCTTTTTTCTATCCCGATCCTCAACGCCGGGCGCCCAGCCTGGCACCAGCGGAATGA